The Perca flavescens isolate YP-PL-M2 chromosome 8, PFLA_1.0, whole genome shotgun sequence DNA window ctcgaggtcatggtgcaaaggaccctagggggaCATTACTCCCAACCATCACTTTACCACCAGACTggagatgatctgtaatctgatcagatttagtctctctgacttctaaacgtcactatcagcctcactcatgtgttgtgttcagaatcagcctttaaatcagacacacagcacatacAGTCCCtctgattcaaaatcaataaaaacttTATATACAACATGTGGAGTTGATTCTGAACCAGTCAGCtattagatcagctgagaggccggcatttcccagcatgcccctgggtctgcctgggtcttgcagtcagtggaaagTAACTACGCTGCCTGGgactcaaacctgcggccgcctcGATCTCGTGAGGtcatcgttgcccacgtgtgcatgacgtcagagcaagtcggacacaaatctacccagcatgcaacaggcggcgatcgccggtgatcgattctgtgCTGATCTGGCTCGTCTCCAACGAGCCTGATGTTTGTcactttaaaagataatttaggGAGTGGAcacaggaaggggcgggacttagTCTCTATTTTCAGAACAGAAGTCATGATTTAAAATGTCATTCATAAAATCAGCAGCGACTGCAGCTGGAGCTAAAGTCAGCTTTTCATTATTCAACATAAATCTCTTCATCAGAGTTTAATGGAACAACACCAACACACTAAACTCATCATCACAAGTTTACAGACACCACTCAGAGAAAACCAGCCCTTCCAGAATAAtgaggagtttttttgtgattgttgagggcaaaaatccttgattatgcggcacgttttctaaagaaatgtatgtgtgtgtgtatgtgtgtgtgcgggtgagtgtatgtttctgtgtgtgagtgtgagtgtgtgtgatgatatatatatatatatatatatatatatatatatatatatatatatatatatatatatatatatgtgtgtgtgtgtgtgtgtgtgtgtctgcatgtttctgtgtgtgtgagtgtgcgagtgtgtgtgtatgtttctgtgtgagagtgtgagagtgtgtgtatatatatatatatatatatatatatatatatatctgtgtgtgtgtgtgtgtgtgtctgcatgtttctgtgtgtgtgagtgtgtgtgtgagagtgtgagtgtatatatatatgtgtgtgtgtgtgtgtgtgtgtgtgtgtgtgtgtgtgtgtgtgtgtgttctcagtgTGAGGAGCTGCGGTCGTTGGCTACGTCCTGCAGGCGGCGGATCAGAGCCGAGTGGTTGTCAGGACAACAAACCCTCTTGGGAGACGTCTCCTCGTCCAGAGCCAGGCTGCGCTTCCTGGTCGGAGTCTCTCCGGTCCGGATCATACTGTTGATCTCCTGCAGGCGCTGGGGGGtcacaggtcagaggtcagaggtcaggcaCACTTACACAGCAGGGCTCTAAGTCTCCACGTTTCTGTGTCTAAGTCTCTAATGTGAACCTGGTCCAGTACtaaaccagaaccgagctgtaatgtaaccctacaggactaatgttcagcagcagttagagtccactaaaagttctgttgttgctgctgaaagactcagattattattctaagagtctgacaacattatgactccatgtaaataatcaggatttttatcatcgtaaaacacacttcattcacagtggacagaaactaaatcaaactaccaaaagccgtcttggttcatctttccactgttccaacaatcaccactctggtttggttgaaataaacccttaacccatttacatgtggaataTCATACACCCCTGatttttacatggagtctgggagatatgctggctctatacacgctaaaagtcctgattatttacatggagtctggtggagatatgctatatacgctaaaagtcctgattatttacatggagtctggtggagtttggtgatggtgatttcggggctgtttcatgttaaactaaaaggatcttactctttaactaaaaggtctatctctgtagggatccatcccataatgttgtcagacacttagaataataatctgagtctgtcagcagcaacaacagaacttttagtggactctaagtGACATTAGGACATTAGTTTCTGCTCCGTGTCTCTGCTGTAACTCACGTTGGGCGGGCTGCTGCAGATGTAGTAGTAGATCTTGTCTCGGGCGCTGGGGGGTGTCGGGGCCGAGCCGGTCTTGTGCGGGGAGATGTAGATGGAGTGTTTGCTGGACAGAAGCATCCGTCGGGGGGAGCCTGTCCTCAGGGTGGGGTACGGACACAGAGGGGGGGTCTccacctgcacacacaacacCAGACATCCCTTCTTCTTACCACCAATGATCCGGCAGACTTGGAAACATCAGTAATGTTCATACATACAAAAGACAAGCTTAAAATCTAGCGTGCTTTCACACTAAATGTGTTGCTTTCAacggaaacatcactgcctccatCTCTGCCACCAGAAAgatttaaaacaccaaacacaagatCTGAACTGTTCCCTAagtccctctgtctcttttctttctctctttctctggaaatgaagctgccttcaagagAGATCTAGAGACCATCTGATGGAAAACCGGAACTGTGCTACGTTGGGGGGTtcaagaacacaacaggacgttaCACAGATgcaacttttttcaacttttcgGTCACttgttttttatgcttttgccaacttgtttttgggggaaattttttaaatgtttttgtcactttttgtcgaGATGTTAaaacgatctgacggaaaacaggaagtgttaattataaagtctacttgtgctatgttggggtgggggggggctaaagtgtgtgtgtctctgtatgactgtgtgtgtgtgtgtgtctgtgtgtgtgtgtgtctgtgtgtgtgtgtgtgtgtgtgtgtgtgtgtgtgtgttttaactttcTTTGGTCAGAACGTAGGGTAACCCTGCTGAAAAGGAGCCAAACTAAAGCTGTCACTGAAGCTGAAGATAGCAAATATATAAAGcattaagttgttaaatttGACTTATTCAgcagctggctctctgcctcatAACCAGGGCCACACGGAGACGCAGACTATACTGCAGATTTTAAACCCATTTATAAATAAGTggatattaggggtgggggaaaaaaatcgatacagcgtagtatcgcgatattttttgtggcaatactgtatcgatacacagacaccaagtatggatcttttataatatatgtgttggtcagtctgtctgcttgacaatcacattttgcagcaataaaattgaagtgagatgaacaaacagagaagtgtatctttttagataaaacagatgttgacaaaattttcctttggggacatcatttgaaattgggaaaaatttgaatttggaaaaaaagtaataaattgcaatatatcgtagaatattgcaatatgtttaaaatcgcaataatatggtatcgtgactagggttgggcatcgtttggattttaatgattctgattccaaattccgattcttcctttcgattccggttcttatcgattctcgattccgattctttgaggggtggagttgaaacgagtcacatgcttatttcacaaataagaggaaagttttattttgattcaatggttggttgcagtttgacggggctttttcaacgtaaaataaagccccgctagagcgccgcttactgagctccaaggctgcaacacaacaagcacctggtcgctacggaaacccaaacttgcgcatgttaaattgggaagggatgatcggatttgaaaccaaatcctccaaacgattccaaaacgattccaatagagagacgattccgatggaatcttaatttttgaaacgattccgattaggaatcggttctcgatgcccaaccctaatcgTGACATAATcatggtgatgatatggtatcaTCATGGTATATCGTGAGGCCTCACGATATACCACGATGATATGGTATCATCGTGGTatattgtgaggcctctggtgctTCCCACCCCTAGTGGAGGGCTGGTTGTTGGTCTGAAAGCAGCGTGACGTACCGGGGCAGAGGGCGAGCTCGTCGAGTATCTCACAGCGAAGCCTCTCAGCTGTTTGATGTAAACGTTGTTGTAGAAGTGGATCAGGTCTCCCCGCTCCTCCTCTCCGCCCCCCacggaggaagaggaggtgtTTGGGGTGCAGGGGGCGCTGCCGGGCTGGGGGGGGGGCAACGTGCTGCTGGAGCGAACAGGAACTGGGCTGATGTCTCCGCCTGCTGGGACCAGatcagaaacagagagaggttCTCCACAGGAAGGTCTTAGAGCTGCACATGCTCATGTTCTTGGAACACAACTGGGGTTAAGGGCCGCAGGTTTGATTCCTACACTGGGACACTGGTTCTTACCGGGACCCTGGGTGGGGTCAGCAGGGGAGCTGTGTTTGTTGGAGTCGTCGCTGCCTGAGTGACGTCTCCTCTTCCCTGAGATCAGCACACTCCTGTACACCtgaaacattcacacacacatgggcgcacgcacacacacgcacgcacgcacacacacgtagagatacacacacaaagacacacacacacacacacacacacacacacacacacacacacacacagacacagacacacacatgtatagatacacacacagacacataaacacagacacatgttcagatacacacaaagacacacacaggcacacacacacgcacacagatggacacacacacacacacacacgagatacacacacaaagacacacacacacagacagacatgcacacacatgtatagatacacacacagacacataaacacagacacatgttcagatacacacaaagacacacacaggcacacacacacacgcacgcacacacacacacacacacacacagatacacacacacacgtagagatacacacacaaagacacacacacagacacgcacacacatgtatagatacacacacacagacacataaacacagacacatgttcagatacacacaaagacacacacacacacacacacacacacacacacacacacacacgcacagacggacacacacacacaaagacacacacacacacacacacacacacagagatacacacagagagacacacacacacgtagagatacacacacagagacacacacacacacgtaccatGTAGAGGTATTAGTACTCTGAGTATGTCCATGTTGTGTGTAACAAGAAAAGTTTTCTCCGTGTTCTTACGTCGCTGACGGCCTGAGGCTGCGTGCGGTAACACTTCATAATGTTCTGGAAGGATCGGTCTTCTTTGGTCACCTGAagaagcaaaaacacacaccatcATCTCCTGGATCAATGGATCAGTCGTTTGGTCTCAAAATGTCATGATCTTGAgtgtcctgtcccagaggagaagaaactagaacaatattcacatttaacacgctgACACCACACAAGTTTACCCGTTTTATCATAAAGAATGACTGATAACACCGATATCCCTCCtggtgtcctcgggtcaaaGTTGAGCCATTTTCATAAAGCTTCTATATCGGAAATTTCTCTCaaccaaattttaaaacaaaataatgtggatggttccGTACAAAAACTTTGACAAAAGTGACGAAATTtggtttttttacattttgacgcaaaaaaacaaaaagttgcatcaTGGTCGACTGGCAAGagaacacaagggttaactaaACCATAactctttgcagctctacacacAGATAAGAACACGGACACCTTGGCCATGACTTagacggcacacacacacacacacacacacacacacacacacacacacacacacacacacacacacacacacacacacacacacacacacacacacacacacacacacacacacacacacacacacacacacacacacacaagagtaGATTGGGCGACTTTTTCTGTCACTGGTTCTGGTGAGCAGAtgaatgaacttggctttcagtctggggtttatttcagacatcacacacattgtgtacaaaacttaaacttattccaccaactctgctccgtttgcatacaacacgtctgcttcctctttctctcttctgctcacacactttacacagacagacagacagacagacagacagacagacagacagacagacacacagacacacagacacacacagacacacacacacagacacacacacacacacacacacacacacacacacacacacacacacacacacacacacacacacacacacacacaccttggccATGACGTAGACGGCACACATGAGCATCTGGTCGAGGTGCCGGTCCTTCATCAGCTCGGTGCAGTGAACCAGAGAAAACTCAAAACACGTCCAGATCTTCCTGCGCAGCTCCGACGAGATGTCCAGTTTCACGCAGAGATCTCGGAGACGCAAGCTGGCCAGGTGGTacacctgacacagagacagacgtgATCacatgacacagagacagacgtgATCacatgacacagagacagacgtgatcacctgacacagagacatacgttatcacctgacacagagacagacgtgatcacctgacacagagacagacgtgATCacatgacacagagacagacgtgatcacctgacacagagacatacgttatcacctgacacagagacagacgtgATCacatgacacagagacagatgttatcacctgacacagagacagacgttatcacctgacacagagacagaggttatcacctgacacagagacagaggtgatcacatgacacagagacagacgttATCACATGACACAGAGGTTAtcacctgacacagagacagaggttatcacctgacacagagacagaggtgatcacatgacacagagacagaggtgatcacctgacacagagacagaggttatcacctgacacagagacagaggtgaTCACATGACAGAGACAGACGTTAtcacctgacacagagacagaggtgaTCACATTACAGAGACAGAGGTGATCacatgacacagagacagaggtgatcacctgacacagagacagaggttatcacctgacacagagacagaggtgaTCACATGACAGAGACAGACGTTAtcacctgacacagagacagaggtgatcacatgacacagagacagaggtgatcacatgacacagagacagaggtgatcacatgacacagagacagaggtgatcacctgacacagagacagaggttatcacctgacacagagacagaggtgatcacctgacacagagacagaggtggtacacctgacacagagacagacgttatcacctgacacagagacagacgttatcacctgacacagagacagaggtgatcacatgacacagagacagacgtgATCACATGACACAGAGACATATGTTATCACATCTGGATCTAAATAAATGGACACTAAACACACTCAAATTACACCTTTCTACATGGAATCTGAGGTTGTTCTCTTTTGTCTTTTATGTTCCAGATTAAGATTTTAAGGATGGAGCTTTCATAGAaacctgtctctgtgtttgtgatttttaaatatatttcaaaaaatgtcgaaaaaaaaaagcatcaaggAGGActgcacaaaaacaaatgaaaaaaacaagcgacgcaaacgtcaaaaaaagtgagaaaaatttTGGAAGAAGTGCCGAAAACAAAACGGCGATAAAAGTGCCAGAAATCTTTAGGCAATAAAGTCAAAAacaaggcaacaaaaaggctgaaaaaaaaacagtgtcaaactttcaaaaaagtgacattaaCGCCTAAATAATGGCCGGATTAATGGTCTAAGAAAATAAGCGTTAGCAGTATTAAGAGGTGAAGCCATCAGGATACAGAAGGACGAAACGGGGAGTTAAACATGCGGTATATACTCGCCGTTCCGGTACAGGTCGGGTGCGGCGAGAGACCCTTACCTTCCTGAAGAAGAGCGACAGCGAGCCTTTCCTCAGCGGACTGCTGGCCGGTTTGACCACGGCCGGTTTGGTGACGGCTGATTGGACGGTGAGAGTCTGAGCTGACAGCGGCTGCAGCGTGGCTCCGCCCCCCTGTCCGCTCACGCTCACCTGCACCGGGATGAAGGTGATGCCTCCGCTCTCATTGGCTATCCctgcagaggtcagaggtcacaagTTATTAGAGTTTCAGTTCATTTGAGTTtcagttagttttcagagttgTTTGCTAGTTTGTAACATGGCTTTTGGGTAAGACTTGTCGTTGTGTTTTGAGGCGGTgcgagagtcccgtacaggaaacaggaaacatcactgcctccgTCTCTGCCACGAGGaagatttaaaaacaccaaacacaagctctGAACTGTTTCCTCAGTCCCTcggtctcttttctttctctctttctctggaaatgaagctgccttcaagagAGATCTGTAAACCATGTGAAATATGAAGTCTACTGGTGCTACGTTggggggtttaagaacacaacaggatgtcACACGGATGGGCCGTTTAATGATGCTTGAATAGGGGAGTGTTCAACTTAGTTGGGCATTCACACCAAAGAAAGTGATCCAGTGATTCTACGGGGGATCACTTTCTTTGGTGTGAATGCCCAACTAAGTCTAACACTCCCCTATTCTATACATATACATTAGGCTGAAGGCTACTTGGACTGTGGCTCTGCCATATTAAAgacacctgtgtgtgttttagtttgtACGTTTTTACAGTTATAATAGCAGTGggttcattttatatatatatatatttttatatatatatatatatatatatatatttgtatttatatttgtgacaggacagcttagacatgaaaggggagagaggggggaatgagatgcagcaaagggccgcaggtccgAATCAAAGCCACGGGCGCTGCATCGAGGACTAAGCctctctgtatatgggcgcgcagtctaccaggtgagctacccaggcaccccattttacttgttttaataaacaaagaaatgttttaaccCTCTTAATTATAAGTCTTTGTTTGCTGCAGTGTTGCTCCCGACCCAAACAATAAACCAGCTGAACAAACTTCCAGTTTCCGTTATTCACATGACGTCTCAGTCCTCCCCCTTCACATACAGGGTTCaaacgcattttaaccaatacttttccatgactttttggcaaatttccatgactatgtgttcctgaaaatgtcagtcgacattatacaataagaatactaaTGTGTGTTAAAgttgaccctcagaggtttaactataaatgaatgataatgtctgtggttcatagAGGGATTCATCATATCGCTCTCagaatacaacgctgaggttaagacaacgtgaaaatacattcattaatcacatattatgaTGATGTGTTAAAAAACATTCCATGACCTTTccaaacctttccaggcctggaatccataacttttccatgtttttttaaaaacatatgaACCCTCCCCATGACGTGTCCTCACCTTGCACCGGGATGGAGACAGTCTGCCCGTTGTTGGCGGTGACGGTGAGCACCGTCTGCCCGGCTGGGATGGTGGTGACCAGGCTGGCCGTGGTTGTCTTGGTAACGGAGGCCGGCGCGGTGCCTCGAGGCTCGGCGTCCACCGGGTCGGCAAACAGGCGGCGGCGGTGAGGGCCGGAGGGAGGAGAGCCGGCGAGGGGAGAACTGTAGCGGTCCAGCAgggtggtgggggagggggaCACACCtgcaggggggaggggggttaaaTATTAaaccagcaacacacacacacacacacacacacacacacagacatacacacacacacacacacacacagacatacacacacaaaaacacacacacacacacacacacacacacacacacacacacacacacacacacacacacacacacacacagagacatacacacagacacccacacacacacacacacacacacagagacatacacacacagagacatatacacacacacagacacacacacacacacacacacacacacacacacagagacatatacacacacacacacacacacacacacacacacacacacacacacctttgacgGTGCTGCCTGTGTGCAGGTCCGGTCCGCTGCTGACGGGAGTGAGAGGAACGCTGCTGTCATCGTTGTGTTCCAGGTACTGAGGAGGCATCacctgagacagacagacagacagacagacagacagacagacagacagacagacagacagacagacagacagacagacagacacacacacagacagacagacagacagacagacagacagacacagacagacacagacagacagacagacacacacacacacacacacacacacacacacacacacacacacacacacacacacacacacacacacacacacacacacacacacacacacacagacacacacacacacacacaaacatccagacacacacacacacacacacacacagacacatacaacaACAACGCAAGCTTCAGTTCCAATCCAAGCCGTCAGAAACCTCAACAAAAAGCTCCAGAACCTCAGCagaagatatttgtttttaaaaccaaattgtGAGGCTGCAGTGATGATGAATCCTAATATTTAACGTTAAGAGTTTTGCGGACCTGGTTGCAGGCGGGGACGGGGTCTCTGGCCGCCCGCAGGCTCTCCCACAGCGGGGAGTCGCTAGTCCAGGCCCGGCTCTCCAGGACCTGCTCCTCCACCCGGTTCAGGTGCTTCACCACCTCCCGAAACAGACCCTGCTCGGAGCGCACCAACACCTCGATCACCTGCACACCAACACCTGTCACTGAGCTTCGTTCTTAGCCGTTATCTCcgtttcaaatgttttcattctGTAAAACTACATTACaaccactgttccaacaatcaccactatggtttggttgaaataaacccttaattcacccatttacatgtggagatatgctaaaagtcctgattatttacatggagtctggtggagatatgctggctctatacacgctaaaagtcctgattatttacatggagtctggtggagatatgctggctctatacacactaaaagtcctgattatttacatggagtctggtggaaatatactggctctatacacgctaaaagtccagattatttacatggagtctggtggagatatgctggctctatacacgctaaaagtcctgattatttacatggagtctggtggaaatatactggctctatacacgctaaaagtcctgattatttacatggagtctggtggagatatgctggctctatacacgctaaaagtcctgattatttacatggagtctggtggag harbors:
- the rbl2 gene encoding retinoblastoma-like protein 2 isoform X2, translated to MSDEEEFLQRARAGFEDLCRALNMDEEAGNEAWKNYENTRRNFTLEGSERHWLACALYVACRSSVPTVGKGTADGNYVSLTRILRCSELSLIEFFNKMKKWQDMAELPPAFRHGTARLERNFTVSAVIFKKYVPIFRAMFRPPAEEPPRAHRSRKQRRHPCTVTEVFNFCWLLFVHAKGNFPMISDDLVNSYHLLLCSLDLVFTNALLCNARKDLLNPNFRGLPEDFSSKDFRPSSSPLCFIQQLCELHDGLVLEAKGVKEHFWKPFIHKLFHKRIIRGKEDSLTGFLDPMNFGDSFLSLSRVYEEHVLASGGLDERIFTGEAASEDIGTPGPCDGAEDGATYRLHTNVTASALRASTPLTGRKFTQENSSPSPVSAALKSVGRLHTLLSGTRQGPSATLTETFRNCARDPSDVISKRLKDMFQIFCRHFEESGAENRTMGKDMAVKYFGLAEALYYRILESIIEREKMILGDADLSCIMEQDVFHRSLLVCCLEIVIFSYRPPGDFLNLITIFQIPTYHFYKVIEVLVRSEQGLFREVVKHLNRVEEQVLESRAWTSDSPLWESLRAARDPVPACNQVMPPQYLEHNDDSSVPLTPVSSGPDLHTGSTVKGVSPSPTTLLDRYSSPLAGSPPSGPHRRRLFADPVDAEPRGTAPASVTKTTTASLVTTIPAGQTVLTVTANNGQTVSIPVQGIANESGGITFIPVQVSVSGQGGGATLQPLSAQTLTVQSAVTKPAVVKPASSPLRKGSLSLFFRKVYHLASLRLRDLCVKLDISSELRRKIWTCFEFSLVHCTELMKDRHLDQMLMCAVYVMAKVTKEDRSFQNIMKCYRTQPQAVSDVYRSVLISGKRRRHSGSDDSNKHSSPADPTQGPGGDISPVPVRSSSTLPPPQPGSAPCTPNTSSSSVGGGEEERGDLIHFYNNVYIKQLRGFAVRYSTSSPSAPVETPPLCPYPTLRTGSPRRMLLSSKHSIYISPHKTGSAPTPPSARDKIYYYICSSPPNRLQEINSMIRTGETPTRKRSLALDEETSPKRVCCPDNHSALIRRLQDVANDRSSSH
- the rbl2 gene encoding retinoblastoma-like protein 2 isoform X1 gives rise to the protein MSDEEEFLQRARAGFEDLCRALNMDEEAGNEAWKNYENTRRNFTLEGSERHWLACALYVACRSSVPTVGKGTADGNYVSLTRILRCSELSLIEFFNKMKKWQDMAELPPAFRHGTARLERNFTVSAVIFKKYVPIFRAMFRPPAEEPPRAHRSRKQRRHPCTVTEVFNFCWLLFVHAKGNFPMISDDLVNSYHLLLCSLDLVFTNALLCNARKDLLNPNFRGLPEDFSSKDFRPSSSPLCFIQQLCELHDGLVLEAKGVKEHFWKPFIHKLFHKRIIRGKEDSLTGFLDPMNFGDSFLSLSRVYEEHVLASGGLDERIFTGEAASEDIGTPGPCDGAEDGATYRLHTNVTASALRASTPLTGRKFTQENSSPSPVSAALKSVGRLHTLLSGTRQGPSATLTETFRNCARDPSDVISKRLKDMFQIFCRHFEESGAENRTMGKDMAVKYFGLAEALYYRILESIIEREKMILGDADLSCIMEQDVFHRSLLVCCLEIVIFSYRPPGDFLNLITIFQIPTYHFYKVIEVLVRSEQGLFREVVKHLNRVEEQVLESRAWTSDSPLWESLRAARDPVPACNQVMPPQYLEHNDDSSVPLTPVSSGPDLHTGSTVKGVSPSPTTLLDRYSSPLAGSPPSGPHRRRLFADPVDAEPRGTAPASVTKTTTASLVTTIPAGQTVLTVTANNGQTVSIPVQGIANESGGITFIPVQVSVSGQGGGATLQPLSAQTLTVQSAVTKPAVVKPASSPLRKGSLSLFFRKVYHLASLRLRDLCVKLDISSELRRKIWTCFEFSLVHCTELMKDRHLDQMLMCAVYVMAKVTKEDRSFQNIMKCYRTQPQAVSDVYRSVLISGKRRRHSGSDDSNKHSSPADPTQGPAGGDISPVPVRSSSTLPPPQPGSAPCTPNTSSSSVGGGEEERGDLIHFYNNVYIKQLRGFAVRYSTSSPSAPVETPPLCPYPTLRTGSPRRMLLSSKHSIYISPHKTGSAPTPPSARDKIYYYICSSPPNRLQEINSMIRTGETPTRKRSLALDEETSPKRVCCPDNHSALIRRLQDVANDRSSSH